CATAAAGACCAAATTTGAAATAGAGGTATTAGAAAAAGGAAGTATCTGTGTTCCATTAAAAAAATTAATTGAGATTATCCGTGAGTTAGTAGATAAAGAAGATGTTTTAATTGAGGTAGAAGAAAATAATAGAGTGGTTATTTCATCTAAGGATTCCATATTTCATTTATTTGGTTTGCCTAAGGAAGATTTCCCATTATTTCCTGAATATAGTCAAGAAAAATCATTTAATCTATCTTCTACTTTACTTAAAGAGATGATTAGAAAAACAATCTTTGCTACGGCAATGGATGAGATTCGCTATGTTCTAAATGGGGTATTCTTTATTGTCAAAGAAAATGAATGTCGAATGGTAGCGACTGATGGACATCGTTTAGCTGTTATTAAAAAAACTCTACCGGGGACAATAGGTGAAGAACAGGAGATAATTGTGCCAACAAAGGCATTAACTGAAGTAAATAGAATCATTCCTGAAGAACAAAATGTCCAAATATCAATAGATAAGAATAAAATAGTGTTTCAAATAAATAATTTAATTATTGTTTCCAGATTAATCGAAGGCAAATTCCCTGATTATAAGAAAGTCATCCCTCAAGACCAGGATAAAACTCTAAAAATCAATACCCAACAATTAATTTCTACGAGTCGGAGAGTATCTTTAATGACAACTGATTTCTTAAAGTTTAATATTTGTAAAAATAAATTAAAATTATTTTCAACTTCTGAGTTAGGCGATGCAAAAGAAGAATTAGATGTGAATTTCTCTGGAGG
This is a stretch of genomic DNA from bacterium. It encodes these proteins:
- the dnaN gene encoding DNA polymerase III subunit beta; its protein translation is MKIKGKKEALLEGIQSAQITSPKTTLPILSNILMSAEEENELTVIATDLELSIKTKFEIEVLEKGSICVPLKKLIEIIRELVDKEDVLIEVEENNRVVISSKDSIFHLFGLPKEDFPLFPEYSQEKSFNLSSTLLKEMIRKTIFATAMDEIRYVLNGVFFIVKENECRMVATDGHRLAVIKKTLPGTIGEEQEIIVPTKALTEVNRIIPEEQNVQISIDKNKIVFQINNLIIVSRLIEGKFPDYKKVIPQDQDKTLKINTQQLISTSRRVSLMTTDFLKFNICKNKLKLFSTSELGDAKEELDVNFSGGDIEICFNPKYLMDILKNIEDEEIVILLKTPSTAGIVQPLEEKEGEEYLCVLMPVRT